The genomic segment GCAAAAGCCCGATAATCGCTATCACCACCAGCAGCTCAATCAGCGTAAATCCCTTTTTCGGCCGACGTAAAACAGCTTTGCTTTGGTACATCATTTCTTTCTCTCTCTGTTAAGGTTTCGATTTCCAGTTTGGCTTACGAATTGACGTTTATGGCTCCAGGACAAGCACCGGTGCCCCAAACAGGCACCAGTCGCCGTGTTCTTCGTTAAATCCGGCAGGCACCTGCTTGCCGGGATGGGTCGTTGCCGCCAGGGTCAGAAATCGATCCTGGGGCCTCAGCTCCACAGAAATTCGGCAGAACTGGCTCTTCTGAACAGCCGGCTGGTAGAACCGCACCTTGCCGTCTACGAGCACATACAAATCCGCCAGACCGTATTCCGGCGCCGTGGCAGAGATGCCTCCGACAGAATCAAACCGAAGGATGGCAGCTCCCTTGAGGGCCTGCCGTATTGCTTCCAAATCAAACGTGATGCCCTGATTGGCATGCAGGAAAATCGCAGGACTTGCCGCATTCCCGTAATAAACCCCGTTCAAAGCCAGACCGGGACCGCCGCCGCCGAACGTCTGCTCCGTCCCATTGACAATGCTCACATAATAGCGGCTGTTGGTAACCGGACATTCCTCAAAAATATCCCCCCGACTGGAGACAATCTGACGCCCGCGGGCGCTGTTCGGCACAAATATCCCATCAATAAACGGATGCCAGTCCACCGTGCGGTAACGATTGTCCGCCTCCGGAAAACGCCAGTAGTAATACTCATCCATCCGCATTCCGCGGGCTGTAGCCGGGTCAATTCCGCATTCCAGGCAGCCCGTTCCCAGTCCGTTGCCGCCGCCGACCATATCCGCCAGATTCAGCGTCCGCTGTCCCTTCCAGACCATCTGGGTGCGGGTATCAATTCGCTGGGCAAAATGCGTCTCTTTGAGGGAAATCTCCTCTACAGTCCCTCCGCCGTCGCGGACTCGGCGGGCCTGGCCGGCCTCCACCGAATGTACATCCTGCTCACCGCGGCCGGTAACGAGGGAGGTTCGTCCTTTTGTCACATGCAGTTCAACCGAACAGTCCACATTCGCCTGAACCCCAAACTCCGTCCCCAAATCCACAATCCGCATCCCATTGGCCAGGACTGTAAAACCGGACGCATAATCCGGCACACGGGCATAGACCCGTCCATAGGACAGCGAAAGCATATTGTCGGATTTGCAGACAAATTCCGCCGGCCCTTCAATCACAACCCGCGCCCCGGAGTAAAACTCCACTTCAATCAGTCCCGACCGAAGAATCCGGGGCGTATCCGTATTGTACAGCAAATCCTGAATCTTCAGTCCTTCTTCTCCATTCTGCCACCTGGGCTCTACCGCTTCGGCGACAAAGGCAACCGGCTCCCGTTCCGGCAAAAACTTCACCGAAGCGAAAAAAATCACCAGCGCCGCCATCGAGGCCGTCAAAGCCCACAGCGCCGCTTTCTGCCGGTCCGGACGATACACCGTCTTAGGAACCGGCCGAGCAGCCGGCTCCTCGTCTTCCTCCGGCAGCTCGATCGAAGGAGCCACTCGCTCCTCCTCTGCAAACAACTTCAGCAGATGGAACTGTTCATCAATCTCGTTCACCGTCCCCAGCGAGGCCGACGGAATCACATTGCTTTTGCGAAGAGCCGATGCCACCAAATAAAAATCCATCGAATACCGCAGCGCCTCGGCATTCTCCGACAGCAGTTTGTTCAGATGCGCAATCTGCTCGTCCGATGCCTCGTTCTCGAGCATCTGATACAAAAGCAAATCCAGCTCTTCACGTCGGAATTCGTCCATCCACTGTCCCCGTTTTACGCCTGCAGCCGGACACACTGCACCAGTTGGCTGTGAATCCGGCTTAAAATCTTATACACATTGACAACCGAAAGCCCCAACAGCACCGCAATCTGCTTGGGCTTGAGGTCCTGATAATAGCGAAGTTCAATAAACCGCCGACTGCGAGGACTGAGCTGCTTTAGACACCGCTTGAGTTTCTCCAGCACTTCTTCGCCTTCTTTATCCAGCGTCCGACTGGCCGCCATCACCTGGTCAAAAAGACCGCTGTTCAAATCCACATGCACTGTCCGGTCTTTCTTCTTGCGGTATTCAAGAATCTTATAATAGGCCACCTGAATTCCCCAGGCCACGAAATCCTCAATCGGACGGCACTCTTCGTACTTCTGCCACATCGTATGAACCGTCTCCTGCAGGATGTCGTCAGCGTCTTCAAAATTGCGGACCACACTCAAAATAAAGGCGTATATCCGCATCTGCTTCTGCATCAGCAGGTTCAGAAATTCATCCGGCTTTACCTGGTCTTTTTTGTCCACTATTCACTCTATCGAATAATCTTTCCTTTTGTAGTGCCCGAAAATGGGAAAAATTAGACACGAAAAACACCAAAAAATGTTCGTTTTTTTAAAATTTGATTAAATAAAGACAAGGCATACCTTTTATTGGAATGTTTAACGAAAGCCGGCTGTTTTAAGAAAGGGTGGAAGAAGGGATTCGAACCCTCGACCCTCAGAACCACAATCTGATGCTCTAACCAGCTGAGCTACTTCCACCGCACACGCCGCCGAAAACCGGCAGCCCAAAAAGGACATCCTATCGGACAAGAGGCCGCTTGTCAATCCCCTCCCAAAAACGCCCGATTTTCCGAGTTTGTTTTTCTTTTTTGCGGCTTGATTTGCCCCCGATGTCCCTTATAATTGTTCCCCCGATAAATCCAAAACAATCTGCTTTAAGAAAGGGGAAAATTCAATGGCGAACGCGGTAGTCAGTCAATCCGGCGGCCCTACGGGGGTTATCAACGCCTCGCTGGTCGGCGTGATTACGGAAGCAATCAAGCACAAAGAAATCGACAATCTTTATGGTGCGGTCCACGCCGTCTCCGGCATTGTAAAAGAAGACTTTATCGACCTGAAAAAGCTGTCTGTGGAAACCCTCCGACGTCTGGCCCTGTCGCCTTCCTCAGCCCTCGGCTCCAGCCGCGACAAGCCGGATGAGGAATACTGCAAAAAAATCCTCGATGTATTCCGCAAATACGATGTGGAATATTTCTACTACATCGGCGGCAACGATTCCGCCAACACCTGCTACATCATCAATAATATGGCCGAAAAGGTCGGCTATCAGTTCCGGGCCTTCCACGTCCCGAAAACCGTGGACAATGACCTGCTGGTGACCGACCACTGCCCGGGCTACGGCACCGCCGCCAAGTTTGTCGCCTGCGCCCTGATCGGCGATGACCTCGACAACCGCGCTCTGCCGGGCATCAAAATCGATGTCATCATGGGCCGGCACGCCGGCTTCCTGACGGCCGCCTCCGTACTCGGCAAGCAGCGGGATGACGATGGTCCGCATCTGGTTTATGTGCCCGAACGGCCGATTACGATGGACAAGTTCCTGGCGGATGTCGAGGCCGTCTATAAGAAGCTGGGCCGTTGCGTCGTGGCTGTCAGCGAAGGCATCTGCGATACCGATCACGTCACCTGGACGGAAAAAATCGCCCAGACCGGCGAAAAAGACGCCCACGGCAACGTGCAGCTGTCCGGCACGGGCGCCTTGGCCGACTACCTGGCCGCTCAGGTAAAAACCAAACTGAAAGTCAAACGCGTCCGCGCCGACACCTTCGGATATCTGCAGCGCAGCTTTGCGGGCCTGCAGTCCGAAGTGGACCGGCAGGAAGCCGAAATGTGCGGGCGGATGGCCGTGCAGTACTCGATGAAGTACGACAACGGCTCCGTGGCGATGAAGCGAACCGGAAACGGCAAAAACTACGGTGTGGAATACTTCCCCACCGAGCTGGCCAACGTGGCTGAAAAGACCAAATCCCTGCCCGATGAGTTTATCAATCCGGAAGGCAACGGGATTACGCAGGCCTTTGTCGAATACGCCCTGCCG from the Anaerohalosphaeraceae bacterium genome contains:
- a CDS encoding 6-phosphofructokinase produces the protein MANAVVSQSGGPTGVINASLVGVITEAIKHKEIDNLYGAVHAVSGIVKEDFIDLKKLSVETLRRLALSPSSALGSSRDKPDEEYCKKILDVFRKYDVEYFYYIGGNDSANTCYIINNMAEKVGYQFRAFHVPKTVDNDLLVTDHCPGYGTAAKFVACALIGDDLDNRALPGIKIDVIMGRHAGFLTAASVLGKQRDDDGPHLVYVPERPITMDKFLADVEAVYKKLGRCVVAVSEGICDTDHVTWTEKIAQTGEKDAHGNVQLSGTGALADYLAAQVKTKLKVKRVRADTFGYLQRSFAGLQSEVDRQEAEMCGRMAVQYSMKYDNGSVAMKRTGNGKNYGVEYFPTELANVAEKTKSLPDEFINPEGNGITQAFVEYALPLVGQLPQTEYLGNYPRIKKK
- a CDS encoding sigma-70 family RNA polymerase sigma factor, translated to MDKKDQVKPDEFLNLLMQKQMRIYAFILSVVRNFEDADDILQETVHTMWQKYEECRPIEDFVAWGIQVAYYKILEYRKKKDRTVHVDLNSGLFDQVMAASRTLDKEGEEVLEKLKRCLKQLSPRSRRFIELRYYQDLKPKQIAVLLGLSVVNVYKILSRIHSQLVQCVRLQA